The DNA sequence cgacattcagcctggaagacagtaacaaaaactatatattgttatttgAGTTTAATGTGTAAAAACTGTACATGgcttgaggggaaaaaaaacggaGAAGTCCCTTGTTCACTTTAGGTGCTTTGGCTGAGATTCTCATCTGGCGTTATCATAAGTGTGGAGAGCAGGATGTTTGCTGAGGTGATTGGTGAAGGTCAAAGTGATGCAGTAATGTCTTTTAAGATGGAGATCATAAGTTATAGAATGAAACAACAGCTTCTCTCACAGCTACCCCTTAATCCGGTGGCCCATAACTGTACTGTAGGCTTAAGTTATCTCGACTCTAGCCATCGAGGTACACTGTACTGAAGAGTTTACAGCAGCTCCAACACTGATCAAACAAACCTGCCTGTAACTTCTGCTAATCCTGAAGAACGTGATTAACTGGTTCATATGTATTTAATCAGGGATGGAACTAAATTCTACAACCACAGCAGAACTCAAGTttgaccaaaaaacaaacaaacaaacaaacaaacaaacaacaaacattttctgtatgcCAACTGCCATCTTGTACAATAGGGgcctacaaaacaattgaattatacaaggttggagtggtccaacacaagtagtggtcaccATATTCgatatttgtatctaatgatatgagcaaataaaatattcacaaaaagactattgccgaaatcttgtttaactactgtgcacagcttaaaaaaaaaaaaaaaaaagataattatataaataatattatattttgaatattaatatttgtaataaaatttgacttcattaaacgttacaagtactcatgaagctggtgatatttcttacatattacaataggggcctacaaaacaactgaattatacgaggttggagtggtccaacacaagtagtggtcactaCAGGTCGGAAGAGGGGTTGTGTCAAATGGCAAATAAGACACATATATTTATGACGAGGAATAAcaaatcttcacacacagagtattttattttttatttatttttttattttttttttttttgggtgtcaAGCCCTGGCGCCAGACGCTACCAGAGCTTGCCGGTCTCAAAGACGCAAAGAcccggacggatggatgggccACTCGTGTCAGCCCACCAGACACTACGCTGACTACagggcacttcctgtgtggcCGTAGCAGGGTGCTCTTGTCTCCACGACTTTTGGGATGACctacaacaaaaacagaaaaaaaatcaggtttattgatcatttgacagcaaacgaaacaactaacaaagagtaaaagcaTTTTGAGTTATCTCTATGATTTATGTTGATCATATATAGGTACGTTAAACCAGTCGTGGAGTAGGAGTCTGTCAAGAGGCATTCTCTCCTCGGGGTTGGGATGCAGGCAGGCGTTGATCAAATGgctgcattctgttcagaaagaagagagagacgtttgactgctatcttaaacttcctttacaacaactcacctgcttgcaaaaataatctagaGGAAGACGGACATCTTTTATGAATCCACTTGGCTCAGATGGCACTTTTTCGTGCTTTTCTGCGATATAGAATTactgttggctttgtttgcgaaGGTCTCACCTTTTGACAAGCTGGGCAGATACCACAGCCAGTTCTTGATCTTGTCCAGATCGGTGTGGTCTGGATAATAGCCGCAGACCAAAGTGTACAAAACCACCCccagtgaaaacactgttgctGGCCGTCCGTGGTACTTGCCCGTCTCTGAATATTCAGGGGGGCAGTATTCCTCTGTACCTGGAGGAAAGACATTTGTACGTTTATACTGGCAGggcatgttttctcttcaccgTTAGCATGTGCAACATGACAAGTTGGTCTGACCACTcacgaaagttaaaaatactgcagaaaatctCAGGCACCCTGATAATACATACCACTAAAGGTGCTGTACGGCATTTCATGCAGCAGGTCCCCGCAGCCGAAATCAATCAGAGTCACGTCCAGGTTGTCTGTGTTAACTAACAAGTTCTCCAGTTTGATGTCTCTATGAAGAACTCCGCGGCTGCAGCATTTGTCAGCAGCCTCGACGACCTGCTGCATCACGTGCCGTGCAAAGTTTTCGTCTAAGATGCCTCCACAGCGCTCCAAGTAGTCAAAGAGGTTCTCACAGGGCGAGGGGCACTGCAAGACCATAACATAATGGTCTGGAAActcctgccagtccagcagctcaatgATGTGGGGTGAGCTGGGACCCTTATTGGCAAGGGCGGTCAGGCCGATTTCCAGAGAACGGGTTCGCGTGATCAGGCTAGCggaaagacagtttttaaatacagaaatgatttgcctgtctatgattaaaacagagactgtgaggagataacagagagagagcagtctacttacaatgttgatatatttcatgttttctgtttttttgacaaatttcagtgccacctgatcaacaaaacaaattattagttgtacactatgtacacaagacgaaagaataatttatcaggtatatgttttttaaaaattaccggAAAGCCATCCTTGCATCGCACTCTCTTGTAAACAGCACCgaatcctccttcacccagtttagcaccgatgctgtagttcaagtagatatctataaaaaacattaacatttcaaacatttcaaacattctcatgtatgagtagttttttaaatattaatggagaaaccgtatggaatatttgtattgatcttTCCAAAACGTAAACAACCTGAATGTTCATGTCTGCGTTATATATCAAGcagccataaaatatgtgtgtatgttttgggttATGGCAATAAACTCACTCTCACTGCTCGTGGCCACTTCACTgtcctgttgttctgtcaaCGGGGACTTAATCTCTCCTTCGGACAGATTACCTTCCACACACTTCTGAAGATGCTCCTTCCTCGGCTGCTCTTCAGAAGAGGGGAGGACTTTAGAGCTCGGAGCTTCCtgatgaacatcacatgtgatgttctgcagagaaatctgatctaaagagagGATCGGAAATGGCAAAAGACTGAACgatcacaaaaataatacttgaataaatcataagagcagcattaagacactttttgattcacagagctccgattctatgcacatttaggtgacgttgatgtgatttaccatcagagcaCCTAGAAGATCCAGCCTGCTCCAGCTTCTCGCTTTGCTCCACTTTCTCATCCTGAGCTTTCTCACTCTTCCCAGCTCTTGGGCGAGAGAAGTGGAAACAGGCCAACCTCTTCCaaaacctccatttttttttcctcatcaccttcttcttctcactcatcaccctatctcctccatcttcctcaacagtaccagcacgctgatgaggatttggcatgttggactgaagtggtgtacttagatgggaattgtacacacactctctctctaccgctttctttaaacaagagttttgctgacccatgatcgcactaacacactgctgtctctccaaactacccacaaaagtaatattggagtttgacacttttacatgctccaacattccataagagaattctgaatgtgacatcataagAGAACGGAACAGCAAAGAATCTTGCATGGAGTCTGGTTGCCTGGttgccatttgtattattcgatgtttgtatctaatgatatgagcaaataaaatattcacaaaaagactattgccgaattcttgtttaactactgtacacagctaaaaaaaagaagagataattatgtaaataatattatattttgaatattaatttttgtaatagaatttcacttcattaaacgttacaagtactcatgaagctgattatatttctctgcattcctggaagtacaatacaaaacctctgcttaaataaaaataataataataaaaagaacaatgaaactattttgtcttaaaaccttttatttaatgaaatgcagtCCATGCGTATCGTATACTGAGGggatgtatattcatgtatattattttgggttTCTCTAAACAAGAGTCTTTACAATACTGTGATAAGTGTACACTTTTGAATAGCTAttttctctattctctctcttgGCTTTTGGCTATTCGATTTTtccctttaatgtttgtgttttctctcacttccaaAGGAGGGCGGTAGACAGCTTATGGTTCATGGGGAGGATACCAATGCAGGGGTCCAGTAGGATTGACTTATTGGGGAAAAAGCAGTTTAGAAACAAATGTCGTCAAGTATGTTGTTTGCATCTATAATGGTATTCATATATCATTACATctgcaatattattttatttatgttttatgttttgttttacttttttccgCAAACGGGgactttaattttgaaatggggaagcttttattttaaaaacaaggcTGACTGTCCTCACTTACACGACTTCGGTTCGCTGGTAGCGTCACAGCTGATTTGGGGAATCCGTGAGGTGTATATCTGAAGATTTCCCCAGTTAATCAGTCTGCCCACATGAAGACAGAACCTGAGGTATAGATGTGCTTCAAACGATAAACCGACGGTTTAAGGAAGCTTGGTGAGCTTTGGTTCATAAGGTTTtctatttcagattttcagttGCCTGTTCTGTCCGATTCAATAAACACGCTGTCATTTTTGTGATCGGACTGAAATGTGTTATGAACTGATGTGATTCAGTAACTAAGATCTATTGCTTCCATATAATTAATAGGTTACTATGCCAAGAAACTGTTGTTTTCGCCCAAAATATCCTGGTAtctacagtttttgtttttactatagAATTATCATTAGCTAATTTTGCATATTGTACAAAGCTTTAGATGCTatctctttattattattattattattattatttattatttattattatagatcttttatttgtattaaccTCTCTGTTTTTGTAGTGGCTAATACTAAATTATGTTGCGATAGAAGTCCTATAGGTAAATGTCTGTGGCCcttaatatattatgaaatgcaCAAACCCTATGCTTTTAAGATcacaagttttaatatattaaaactatgaTGAAGtattatgtaacattatttatatatatgataaatttgtaaaaaaataaaaataaaatatatatatatatatatatatatatatatatatatatatattaggttaCATTTTTGTCTAATTCTTTTAGTAGTGTTACAATTTTACCTCTTAGAAATGTTCTCAtgtgatatttaattaatttcctaaaaattaaaacatttttttttttttcaatttacgTATTTGTAAGAAAAAGAATGAAGCCCTATTTTGTTCATTATTCATGGAACATGACATGATATTTTGCATAGATTATGGTCAATTTTAATAAAGCTGTAATGTTAACCACTTTTACACATGAAAGCCATTGGCATAAttattcttttctgttttcacagAACAACTTCTACTCAACAGGAAGATGGGTCCGATTAGAGTTTTTCCAAGTCTTCATCATGTTGCTGCTCTTCCTTCTATATGCACGAGATCAAGACATTCCCTTTGTAGGCCAGCTGTAAAACTGTGCTATTCCTCCCTCTGCACCCTGCAACAGACAAGATCTGGTTCAACAGAGACCGCCTTTAGCCATCACATTTCAGACCTGACTGACAGGGAGAAAAGACTACTGACCAGGCTTTATGATGGACTTATCGGGGGTCAGAGGGCAGCTCTCGCCGAATCTATAACCCTTGTGGAGACCCAGCATCCAAGGAAGAAAGAGATGGCCCAGGTTCTGCTTCAAAGAGTGCTGGCCTTCCGTCAGGAGCAGGAGAAACGCAATGGTGGAAATCCAGTGGCCTTCAGAGTGGGTCAGTGAGGGGACGTGAACTGTAGGAGTGCAGCTAAAGGGTATTGCTGTTTGCATGAATTGCCTCAATCTTCAATCACTTATTTGTACGTGTGACTTCAGGACTGTCTGGTCCCCCTGGTGCTGGAAAGTCTTCATTCATCGAGGTCATTGGGAAAATGCTGACAGGAAGAGGACATAAAGTGTCAGTACTGGCTGTGGATCCTTCCTCGTGCACAACTGGAGGTGAACAGATGCTCAAATATCAGAAGGTTTCGGTACCAAAAAGATGACATTGGCAGTTTTGTCTTTGGCTTTAGGTGTCTGCTTATGTATATGTGAGTTTGTAAGTCACTATGGGGTTACAAATGTTCATATTGACAATATTATCGCGATAATATCATTTTTACTGCTGACGCTGTGCACACATACGTTGCTTTTTTGGGGTTGTTAagatttatgaattttttttttattttcattaaggctgcatttatttaaacacaaatacaataaaaacagcttaaattgtcaaaaagagaaaaatatttttcagatttcattgtcacgtgattcttcataaatcattctaatatgctgattgctGTTCAAGAAACTTACTTTCCTTATTATAAATACTGCAAACAGTTTATTAATGCATAAACAGtgctgctttatatatatatatatatatatatatatatatatatagagagagagaaaaattttttatcattatttttatatataaaatatataattatttatttattttatttttttaaattaatagaaaaaactgttatttgtcTTTAATGCCACTTTTGgccaattttaaataataaaagtattacattatTGCTTAACAGTTTGTCTTATAAGTAGCTACCTTTTGTATGCAGGTTCACTGATGGGGGACAAAACGCGAATGACAGAGCTCTCCAGAGACATGAGCGCTTACATC is a window from the Puntigrus tetrazona isolate hp1 chromosome 1, ASM1883169v1, whole genome shotgun sequence genome containing:
- the LOC122348811 gene encoding serine/threonine-protein kinase pim-1-like, which codes for MRKKKWRFWKRLACFHFSRPRAGKSEKAQDEKVEQSEKLEQAGSSRCSDDQISLQNITCDVHQEAPSSKVLPSSEEQPRKEHLQKCVEGNLSEGEIKSPLTEQQDSEVATSSESDLITRTRSLEIGLTALANKGPSSPHIIELLDWQEFPDHYVMVLQCPSPCENLFDYLERCGGILDENFARHVMQQVVEAADKCCSRGVLHRDIKLENLLVNTDNLDVTLIDFGCGDLLHEMPYSTFSGTEEYCPPEYSETGKYHGRPATVFSLGVVLYTLVCGYYPDHTDLDKIKNWLWYLPSLSKECSHLINACLHPNPEERMPLDRLLLHDWFNVIPKVVETRAPCYGHTGSAL